CTCCCATCCCATCATGGTAACTTCTCCCTCTGCTTCTTCTCTTCCCATCCTTCCAATTCGAACTCCCTCTGAGCctgagaagaagaagcgcaagacctCGAGGTCTGGCTCTTCTTCTGGGAATTCTACTTTTGATGGTCCCAAATTTGTTCAGAATCACATCTTTTGCCATACTCAAATTAGTATGGATGATGCTTCCGTTCAAAACCATCTTAATAAGAGTTGGAGGGGAGAATTGTCCTCTATCAAGGGGAAGAGAAGAGGCTCCAGGAGGAAGTTACCTGGTTGAAAGAGGAGAGGTCCCGACTTcaggagagggagaagaagttGATGGCCTAGTGTGCTATGGCAGAGGGCCTGAAGGAGAAGGCGGAGCAGAATTATGTTAGGATTTTTACCGAGAATATTGATTTTCAGCGGGAGTTAGAGAAAGGTCGGGAGGCTTATCTGGATCTGGAGGACTCTGTGGCGGAGAGCTCGGAGGAGGCCTGGAGGATTTTCAAGGAGCAAGTCAGGGTTATCGCTCCTGAGTTGGACCTTTCCCCTCTTGATCCTGATAAGATTGTTGTGAATGGGGCTATTGTTTCTCCTCACTGACCTGAGACGAATTCTAAGCTGAAGACCCGTGGCCAAAGACTTATAAAGTCTCCTCTTCACCAAGGTCATCAAGAGGGATATCAGCCAACGTCTTTAGATGCTCCGACCCCTACTGCTGAAGAGACTGCTCCATCCTCCCCTGCCGTTAATCCGACTTTTCTTCCCTCTAGTGATGCCAATCCTTCCTCTAGTTGATTTGAGATATTTAGGGCCCAACTTGTGGGTCCCCTTTTTGaacaatttatctttttattgttGTGGCTGGTTTTTTACTCTTCTTGGCCTTTTATGGCCGTAAACAAAAAATGCGTTTAATGTttgcccttttttggataagggctttaagatatatttggcgcatgcatgctttttgcaattttttcatttaatatgtgttttataaaaaaaaccctTTTGATCTTTTTGCTTTGGAAAACCCTTTTATCTTGGCAGGCTGTGCTTTGTCTAGTTTATTTCGATTTTTCAAAGACTTCGAGATAGCTTCTGCCTTTGATTTTTAATGGATTTTCTTATCACTTTTTGTATTTCTTGTACTCAATTTCCGCTTATTGAGTTTTTGTAACTTAGGTTATTCTTGTGATGCATTTCTTTTTTCTCAGATCCTCCGACTAGGTAGTTGTTTAATGTTTTGGGGATTCCTAGTTACTATGATAGACcgtataacctctttacaccgacttgtacctcatCATTTTATCCTACTGATCACGTAGGTCGGGCATGTGATTTTTACATTTTCTCGATCTTAAGTCGGCGCTaggaaaataataactaatgaaatttacaaagagatgtagaaaaagatctttatttattgatGAAGGTACTTTTTGCTACTAAGGGGTTAAAAATTATTCCTCCTTAGTCTCCActttgatgcctcgttaaaatcCTCTTCAGGAAAACCCTTCTTTTGGGGAAAAACTATGAAgtcaggaaaaagagtacatcagggaatGGAGTtcacttttaactatagtaccttttcatattacaagcatagCACGACCTAGGTAGCTCGGTACCACTCAAGTCGGTTACCTTGTAGTATCCCTTTCCTAAGACTTCACTGATCTTATATTACCCTTTCCAATTAGCAGCGAGCTTCCCATCCCCAGACTTGTTTGTCATTTCTGATCAAGACCAAGTTGTCTGGAGTGAAGCTTCTTTGAATGACTTTCTTTTTGTATCTGTTTGTCATCCTTTGCTTCaatgctgcttctcttatctgggcttgTTCTCGGACTTCAGggagtaggtcgagttcttcttTGTGCCCCTGTATGTTGCCAACCTCGTCGTAGAAGTTCACCCTTGgactttgctcattgatttcgactggtatcatggcttctatgccataagcaagtcggaagggtgtttctcctgtggcagTCTGGGTGTAGTCTGATACGCCTATAGTACTTGAGGGagttcttcagcccaagctccctttgcacCTTGCAACCTTTTCTTCAATCCAGCTAGTATAACTTTGTTAGCtgcctcagcttgcccatttgcttGTGGGTGCTCTACCGAGGTGAACCGATGCTTAATCTTCATGCTAGCTACCAGATTTTTGAAGGTGGAGTTTGTAAACTGAGTTCCATTATCAGTGGTAATGGAGTGAGGGTCCATACCTtatgataatatttttgtagaggaacttcCGACTTCTCTGGAcggtgatggtggccaatggttctgcttcgatccactttgtgaagtagtctactcCCACTATTAGGTATTTTACTTGTCCAGACGCTTGTGGAAAGGGTCCCAATAGGTCcaatccccattttgcaaaagacCATGGAAAATTTATACTAAT
The genomic region above belongs to Arachis duranensis cultivar V14167 chromosome 3, aradu.V14167.gnm2.J7QH, whole genome shotgun sequence and contains:
- the LOC107478138 gene encoding uncharacterized protein LOC107478138; protein product: MDPHSITTDNGTQFTNSTFKNLVASMKIKHRFTSVEHPQANGQAEAANKVILAGLKKRLQVEINEQSPRVNFYDEVGNIQGHKEELDLLPEVREQAQIREAALKQRMTNRYKKKVIQRSFTPDNLVLIRNDKQVWGWEARC